From the Xiphophorus maculatus strain JP 163 A chromosome 20, X_maculatus-5.0-male, whole genome shotgun sequence genome, one window contains:
- the LOC102227596 gene encoding mitochondrial intermembrane space import and assembly protein 40-A-like — protein MSSVRQEGKDKIIFVTKEDHETPSSAELVEEDPNDPYEEQGLILPSGEINWNCPCLGGMASGPCGTEFKDAFSCFHYSKEEVKGSDCLEQFRTMQECLQRYPELYPKEDDAQSSQASEESAGSAEPSDPAAGSEKDSSDPTLSNTESSAES, from the exons ATGAGCTCGGTCCGACAGGAAG GTAAAGACAAAATCATATTTGTCACCAAAGAGGATCATGAAACACCGAGCAGTGCTGAGCTTGTAGAGGAAGACCCCAATGATCCGTATGAGGAGCAAG GTCTGATTCTCCCCAGTGGGGAGATAAACTGGAACTGTCCCTGCTTGGGCGGGATGGCCAGCGGTCCCTGTGGGACTGAATTCAAGGACGCCTTCTCCTGCTTCCACTACAGTAAGGAGGAGGTGAAAGGCTCTGACTGCCTGGAGCAGTTCAGGACCATGCAGGAGTGCTTGCAGCGCTACCCAGAGCTTTACCCAAAGGAGGATGATGCACAATCCAGCCAGGCGTCTGAGGAATCTGCTGGGTCTGCGGAGCCGTCAGACCCAGCAGCTGGCTCTGAGAAGGACTCCTCCGATCCCACACTGTCTAACACAGAGAGCTCAGCAGAGAGCTAA